The genomic stretch ATGAGAATTTGTATCTTCGAATTTTCTTTTTATTTTACTAAGGTCATGCGCTACTATAGTTTTATTGATATAAAATGCCCTTGTGGCATATTGCAATATCACTGAAATATCATGACTTACTACGAGCACAGTTATATGTTCACTGAGCTCTTTTAAAGTGTTGTATATCTGTTCACAACCTTTGACATCAATGCTTGCAGTAGGTTCGTCAAGCATAAGTATTTTTGGATTTGAGAAAAGTGCACGTGCTATAAATACTCTTTGTCTCTGACCGCCTGAAAGGTCAGCAATGGTTTTAGAAGCAAAATCAGCCATATTTACTTTTTTTAGAGTTTCAAGAGCTTTCTTTTTTTCCTCTTTTTTATATCCAAATAGTCTTTGACTAAGTGAGTTTTGTCCCATCATTACGACCTCTAATACATTTATAGGAA from Candidatus Marinarcus aquaticus encodes the following:
- a CDS encoding metal ABC transporter ATP-binding protein, which gives rise to MQLQTTTDTIITVENLCFSYEKQKVLTDINFSVQEKDFITIIGPNGGGKSTLLKLLLGINPLQKGNITIFGKEYITQTSQIGYVPQNTNININFPINVLEVVMMGQNSLSQRLFGYKKEEKKKALETLKKVNMADFASKTIADLSGGQRQRVFIARALFSNPKILMLDEPTASIDVKGCEQIYNTLKELSEHITVLVVSHDISVILQYATRAFYINKTIVAHDLSKIKRKFEDTNSHICEVELLEKLGDCRC